The segment TTATAGCGATATTAATCATATCATCAACCTGTAACTTATAGGGTATATTGTTTATACGTTGAATTTCAGTTTTTTGAACTGGATTTCCCTGAAGATAAATTAAATCCTTACTTGGAACACAAGAACCTAAAAAAAAGGAAACTAAAAATAATAAATAGTAGTATTTCATTATAAAATAATCAAGAATAGACACAAATATACTTTTTATCAACGTAATGCTATAATTTTATTTTAATTTCGTTTTTCATTTTTTTCAAATGCTAAATATAACAATAGAGTACCTTACCTTTTTACTTAAATCTACAAATCAGCATGGAGTCCATTCTCCATTTTCTTACAAACTGATAACTAAATGTTTATACAAAAAAACAACTAGCAGTTTATGGGGGAAATTTAAGGAAATAAAGCAACAATTATTAGATAATAAAGAAACTGTTAAAGTCACTGATTTTGGTTCTGGTTCTAAAATTTTTAAAAATGATGAGCGCCAGATATCAAAAATTGCTAAAGTTGCTGGAATATCAAATAAAAAAGCAAAATTATTAATTCGATTAGTTGACTATTTTCAACCTAAAAATGCTTTAGAAATTGGTACTTCTTTGGGTTTATCTACTTCTGCTATAAAATTAGGTAATCCTAATTGCAAAATAGTAACATTAGAAGGTTGTCCAGAAACAAGTAACGTTGCACAAAATTTATTTAAAAAAAACAATTTTAAAAATATTCAAGTAATATCTGGAGAATTTAAAAACACAGTACCACAATCTGTAAAAAATGAACAGTTTGACTTTATTTATTTTGATGGAAATCACAATAAAAAATCAACATTAGAATACTTTAATAGTTGTTTAGAAACAATAAATAATGATGCTATTTGGATTTTTGATGATATTTATTGGAACTCAGAAATGAAAGAAGCTTGGAAAGAAATTAAAGCACATCCAAAAGTTACTGTAACTATAGATATTTTTCATTGGGGAATTGTTTTCTTCAGAAAAGAACAAGCAAAAGAACATTTTAAAATAAGAGTTTGATAAAAGGTGTAAGTGTTTATTATTTAAATGTTAAATGATATAAAAGGTAAACGCTACAACTTTGAAACTTTGTAACTTTGTTTCTTTACAATAAGAAAAAAATGAAAATATATACAAAAACTGGAGATGAAGGTACAACCGCTTTATTTGGAGGCACAAGAGTTCCTAAATACAATTTACGCATAGAAAGTTATGGAACTGTAGATGAGTTAAATTCTTACATCGGTTTAATTAAAGATCAGGAGATAAGTCCAATTATTAAAGAATCTTTGTTGAAAATTCAAAATGAATTATTCACTTTAGGTGCAATGTTAGCAACACCTCCTGATAAAGAAACTCTAAAAAGTGGAAAAGAGCGTTTAAATATTCCTAAAATTAATGAAAGTTCTATTCTTTTTTTAGAAAATGAAATTGATAACATGGAGCAAGAACTTCCACAAATGACTCACTTTATACTTCCAGGAGGTCATCAAGCAGTGTCATTTTGTCACATTACAAGATGTGTTTGCAGACGTGCAGAACGCTTATCTGTAGAATTAAATGATCTAGAAACTATAAATAATGATATCTTAAAATACTTAAACAGACTTTCTGACTACCTTTTTGTGTTGGCACGAAAATTGTCTAAAGACTTATCAATAGAAGAAATCAAGTGGATTCCTACTAAAAATTAATACGTTCTTTTTTTTATCGATTTGAAGAATTTTTAAATTTTATTTTCAATTTAAATCACTGATATTTAATATGTTATAAAATAATAAAAATACTTTACAATAAATTTCTTAAAAAAGACTTGCATAATTCAGCAAAAAAATTATTTTTGCACAAAATTAAACAATTAAGAAATGTATTGGACATTAGAATTAGCATCTTATTTAGCAGATGCACCTTGGCCAGCAACCAAAGACGAGTTAATAGATTATGCTATTAGAACTGGATCTCCTTTAGAAGTAGTAGAAAACCTACAAGATATTGAAGATGAAGGAGACGCATATGACTCTATTATTGAAATTTGGCCTGATTACCCGACTGAAGATGATTATCTTTGGAACGAAGATGAATACTAAAAAGTAATATTAAAAATATAAAAAGTCTCTAAAGAGGCTTTTTTTTTGTTTTTTTTCTATTCA is part of the Polaribacter sp. SA4-10 genome and harbors:
- a CDS encoding O-methyltransferase; its protein translation is MLNITIEYLTFLLKSTNQHGVHSPFSYKLITKCLYKKTTSSLWGKFKEIKQQLLDNKETVKVTDFGSGSKIFKNDERQISKIAKVAGISNKKAKLLIRLVDYFQPKNALEIGTSLGLSTSAIKLGNPNCKIVTLEGCPETSNVAQNLFKKNNFKNIQVISGEFKNTVPQSVKNEQFDFIYFDGNHNKKSTLEYFNSCLETINNDAIWIFDDIYWNSEMKEAWKEIKAHPKVTVTIDIFHWGIVFFRKEQAKEHFKIRV
- a CDS encoding cob(I)yrinic acid a,c-diamide adenosyltransferase, whose product is MKIYTKTGDEGTTALFGGTRVPKYNLRIESYGTVDELNSYIGLIKDQEISPIIKESLLKIQNELFTLGAMLATPPDKETLKSGKERLNIPKINESSILFLENEIDNMEQELPQMTHFILPGGHQAVSFCHITRCVCRRAERLSVELNDLETINNDILKYLNRLSDYLFVLARKLSKDLSIEEIKWIPTKN
- a CDS encoding DUF2795 domain-containing protein, translated to MYWTLELASYLADAPWPATKDELIDYAIRTGSPLEVVENLQDIEDEGDAYDSIIEIWPDYPTEDDYLWNEDEY